A stretch of Abyssogena phaseoliformis symbiont OG214 DNA encodes these proteins:
- the dnaA gene encoding chromosomal replication initiator protein DnaA: MSQTWSQCLNTLRDNIPLSQYSVWIQPLKALENNNTLFLLAPNSQVLNYINKNLKVQIKNAVAQHNKNLKIFISIATNQNSQNTQQHTSPLFKDYTFDNLVLGNANQMAYGATKQIAENIKTSPYNPFIIYGGSGLGKTHLMQAAGHLAKEKNPNIKIIYAPLMDFVRNITSSLRHNTIENIKTFYQSADLLLVDDIHLIAGKEKSQEEFFHIFNFLFSGKKQIIFTCDQPPKNIKSLEDRLKTRFSQGLNLQLTPPELEMRAAILLKKSQNKRININLTEDTALFIAGHIASNVRDLEGALLKLKAFVDFSKINNNFISKEVIETALGDLIKPQIKNIDINDIQKEVAKHYALTISDLSSKSRKQHMVLARQMAIFICHELSSLSLSKIGKHFGNRDHSTVLHAIKKIKEKHLESIEIKNDYELIKLKLANL, encoded by the coding sequence ATGTCGCAAACTTGGTCACAATGTTTAAACACACTTAGAGACAACATCCCCCTTTCTCAATATAGTGTATGGATACAACCCTTAAAAGCACTTGAAAATAATAATACTTTATTTTTATTAGCACCCAATTCACAAGTGCTTAACTACATCAATAAGAACCTGAAAGTGCAAATCAAAAATGCGGTTGCGCAACACAACAAAAATCTAAAAATTTTTATCAGTATTGCAACCAATCAAAATTCACAAAACACCCAACAACACACCTCCCCTTTATTTAAAGACTACACATTTGATAATTTAGTACTGGGCAATGCCAACCAAATGGCCTATGGTGCAACCAAACAAATTGCTGAAAATATAAAAACCTCGCCCTACAATCCTTTTATTATTTATGGTGGTTCAGGGCTTGGAAAAACACACTTAATGCAAGCCGCTGGACACTTGGCAAAAGAGAAAAATCCAAATATTAAAATAATCTATGCGCCTTTAATGGACTTTGTTAGGAACATTACCTCCAGTCTGAGACACAATACCATTGAAAATATTAAAACTTTTTATCAGTCTGCTGACTTATTATTGGTTGATGATATCCATTTAATTGCAGGCAAAGAAAAATCTCAAGAAGAGTTTTTTCATATTTTTAATTTTCTATTCAGTGGTAAAAAGCAAATTATTTTTACCTGTGACCAACCACCTAAAAATATCAAATCGCTAGAAGATCGCTTAAAAACCAGATTTTCCCAAGGTTTAAACCTACAACTAACCCCGCCAGAATTAGAAATGCGCGCTGCTATTTTACTTAAAAAATCACAAAACAAAAGAATTAACATCAACTTAACAGAAGATACTGCTTTGTTTATTGCTGGCCATATTGCTTCTAATGTTAGAGACCTTGAAGGCGCACTTCTTAAGCTCAAAGCCTTTGTTGACTTTTCAAAAATAAATAATAATTTTATTTCCAAAGAAGTGATTGAAACAGCTTTAGGTGATTTAATCAAACCCCAAATTAAAAACATAGACATTAACGATATACAAAAAGAAGTGGCTAAACATTACGCTTTAACCATCTCGGATTTAAGCTCAAAATCCCGTAAACAACACATGGTACTTGCCAGACAAATGGCAATATTCATTTGCCATGAACTAAGCTCTTTATCACTGAGTAAAATTGGAAAACATTTTGGAAATCGAGATCATTCCACTGTTTTACATGCGATTAAAAAAATCAAAGAAAAACACCTAGAGAGCATTGAAATAAAGAATGATTACGAATTAATAAAATTAAAATTAGCCAACTTATAA